In Collimonas arenae, a single genomic region encodes these proteins:
- a CDS encoding TetR/AcrR family transcriptional regulator, with protein sequence MIKRIPGSSSETMRKLPTQERAQRTIETIFETTAQILENEGAAGLTTNKVAEKAGFSIGTLYQYFPSKEAILTALIARERRRVMDELDALMESAESQIDQLDPKTFLRQFIRINIEGLGSGRSAKRAMVRFAWQHDHHDDITQALRETAERIAISMQRIHHPNLRPPTPAMMFVVTRAVIGAIRSASLEKSPLLGSIEFEDELVQLAWGMLARPADF encoded by the coding sequence ATGATCAAGAGAATTCCAGGTTCCTCCTCTGAAACAATGCGGAAATTGCCGACACAGGAGCGGGCGCAACGCACCATCGAAACCATTTTTGAGACCACTGCTCAGATTTTGGAGAACGAAGGAGCGGCCGGGTTGACGACCAACAAGGTTGCCGAGAAAGCTGGATTTTCGATCGGCACCTTGTATCAGTACTTTCCCAGCAAGGAAGCCATCCTGACCGCCTTGATTGCGCGCGAGCGCCGGCGCGTGATGGATGAACTGGATGCGTTGATGGAAAGCGCCGAAAGCCAGATCGACCAGCTCGACCCGAAAACCTTTTTGCGCCAATTCATCCGCATCAACATAGAAGGCCTCGGCAGCGGCCGCAGCGCCAAGCGGGCGATGGTGCGCTTTGCCTGGCAACATGATCATCACGACGATATTACCCAGGCTTTGCGCGAGACGGCTGAGCGGATCGCCATCAGCATGCAGCGGATACACCACCCCAACCTGAGGCCGCCGACGCCAGCCATGATGTTCGTGGTGACGCGCGCGGTGATCGGCGCCATCCGCAGCGCCTCGCTGGAAAAATCGCCGCTGCTGGGCAGCATTGAATTTGAAGATGAGCTGGTGCAACTGGCCTGGGGCATGCTGGCGCGGCCGGCTGATTTCTAA
- a CDS encoding DUF2242 domain-containing protein produces the protein MSRMFSASPVLPALLLALTAGFLAGCSTTKPTAYQGEEFSDTSTFSHDFASSSSATCEAARRTLLSQGYIIKQAKADLVDGHKHFQPDQDTHVEIEFHVVCAPNDKDGKSSTLFVSATQDRYALKKTNNSASVGLSVLGSVSLPIGSTSDSLVKVASETIPAGRFYDRFFGLIEHYLGLDGGMPVVDFDDTPALPTKAAVKTEKE, from the coding sequence ATGTCCAGGATGTTCAGTGCATCGCCTGTCTTGCCGGCTTTGCTGCTTGCTTTGACGGCCGGGTTCCTTGCCGGCTGTTCAACGACCAAGCCTACCGCCTATCAGGGTGAGGAGTTCAGCGATACAAGCACGTTTTCCCACGATTTCGCCAGCTCCAGTTCTGCCACCTGTGAAGCGGCGCGCCGCACTCTGCTGAGCCAGGGCTACATCATCAAGCAAGCCAAGGCCGATCTGGTCGATGGCCACAAGCACTTCCAGCCGGATCAGGACACGCATGTCGAAATCGAATTCCATGTCGTGTGCGCCCCCAACGACAAGGATGGTAAAAGCTCGACATTGTTCGTCAGCGCCACCCAGGATCGTTACGCGCTCAAGAAAACCAACAATTCCGCCAGCGTCGGCCTGAGCGTGCTGGGTTCGGTATCGCTGCCGATCGGCAGCACTTCCGACTCCCTGGTCAAGGTGGCCAGCGAGACGATTCCGGCCGGCCGCTTCTACGACCGTTTCTTTGGCCTGATCGAACACTACCTGGGCCTGGACGGCGGCATGCCGGTAGTCGATTTCGACGACACCCCTGCCTTGC
- a CDS encoding metal-dependent hydrolase: protein MNTSHPLLVRKLLVDLSQGFPRHWLAGGAFRTQFFNAMSMSFPVGEQDFIDSVREAALALPDDAEHASLHATIRDFVGQEATHRRVHTLYNTELEKQGLVNHWQHWAAKLIALGRERNMPAISRLAVTAAFEHYTAVLADLTLRNPEIMGDADPMLRTLWTWHAVEETEHKAVAFDLYLTLGGSYKTRVRWYMFAMTRFTIMATRQTVNNLWHDRTLFKPSTWLDAASFFFGSHGLFWLSFMPLLGYLKRDFHPWQHDNRALAEQWLRANADRYSIVRGLKAA from the coding sequence GTGAATACATCTCATCCTTTATTGGTAAGAAAGCTATTGGTCGACCTGTCCCAAGGTTTTCCCCGTCACTGGCTGGCAGGCGGAGCCTTCCGCACCCAATTCTTCAACGCCATGTCGATGAGCTTCCCGGTCGGCGAGCAAGACTTCATCGATTCGGTGCGCGAAGCAGCCCTGGCCTTGCCCGACGATGCCGAACACGCTTCGCTGCACGCTACCATTCGCGATTTCGTTGGCCAGGAGGCAACCCATCGCCGAGTACATACCTTGTACAACACCGAGCTGGAAAAACAGGGGCTGGTCAATCATTGGCAGCACTGGGCCGCCAAACTGATCGCGCTAGGCCGCGAGCGCAATATGCCGGCCATCAGCCGACTGGCGGTCACCGCTGCGTTCGAGCATTACACGGCGGTGCTGGCCGACCTGACGCTGCGCAACCCTGAAATCATGGGAGACGCCGATCCCATGCTGCGCACGCTATGGACCTGGCACGCGGTAGAGGAAACCGAGCATAAGGCGGTCGCCTTCGATCTGTACCTGACCCTTGGCGGCAGCTACAAGACGCGGGTGCGCTGGTACATGTTTGCGATGACGCGCTTCACCATCATGGCGACCCGACAAACGGTGAATAACCTGTGGCATGACCGGACGCTGTTCAAGCCGAGTACCTGGCTTGACGCCGCCAGCTTCTTTTTCGGCAGCCACGGCCTGTTCTGGCTTAGCTTCATGCCTTTACTCGGCTATCTCAAACGCGACTTCCATCCCTGGCAGCATGACAACCGCGCGCTAGCCGAGCAATGGCTGAGGGCCAACGCCGATCGGTACAGCATCGTGCGTGGCTTGAAAGCGGCATAA
- the mnmH gene encoding tRNA 2-selenouridine(34) synthase MnmH, with protein MKYPALLSFEEVFQQIRQFDTIIDARTPAEFAEDRIPGAINCPVLDDAQRVQVGTLYKQVSAFEAKKLGAVLVARNVAQHIETLFIGKPREWTPLIYCWRGGNRSGAMAHIMAKIGWPVVQLDGGYKEFRRYVISSLEQLPLQFTYKVICGPTGSGKSRLLQVLEQQGAQVLDLEQIAAHRGSVLGNLPQEAQPSQKAFESRIWDKLQHFDVRYPVFVESESKKIGNLRIPEALMMQIRKSQCIALALPRAERVKLLMEDYAHFVVDPVLLNAQLSCLAYLHGRETVGDWQKMASAGQIEPLVDALLLKHYDPAYAQSIKRNFDQFSTAQIYDLPDISAEAFLQAARQLHQDR; from the coding sequence ATGAAATACCCAGCATTGCTCTCCTTTGAAGAAGTGTTCCAGCAGATCAGACAGTTCGACACCATCATCGATGCCCGTACGCCTGCCGAGTTTGCCGAGGACCGGATTCCCGGCGCCATCAATTGTCCGGTGCTGGATGACGCCCAGCGGGTCCAGGTGGGTACCTTGTATAAACAGGTCAGCGCATTTGAAGCGAAGAAACTGGGCGCGGTGCTGGTCGCCAGGAATGTAGCGCAGCACATCGAAACCCTGTTCATCGGCAAGCCGCGCGAATGGACGCCGTTGATTTATTGCTGGCGCGGCGGCAACCGCAGCGGAGCGATGGCGCATATCATGGCGAAAATAGGCTGGCCGGTCGTGCAGTTGGATGGCGGCTACAAGGAGTTCCGGCGCTACGTCATCAGCAGCCTGGAGCAGTTGCCGCTGCAATTTACCTACAAAGTGATTTGCGGCCCCACCGGCAGCGGCAAGAGCCGTTTGCTGCAAGTGCTGGAACAACAAGGCGCGCAAGTTCTGGATCTTGAACAGATTGCAGCCCATCGCGGTTCAGTGCTGGGAAATCTGCCGCAGGAAGCGCAACCGTCGCAGAAAGCGTTTGAAAGCAGGATCTGGGACAAGCTGCAGCATTTCGATGTGCGCTATCCCGTCTTTGTCGAATCGGAAAGCAAGAAGATCGGGAATCTGCGCATTCCAGAGGCCTTGATGATGCAGATCCGCAAGTCGCAGTGCATTGCGCTGGCGCTGCCGAGAGCCGAGCGGGTCAAGCTGCTGATGGAAGATTACGCGCACTTCGTCGTCGATCCCGTCTTGCTGAATGCGCAACTGTCTTGCCTGGCCTATCTGCATGGACGCGAGACGGTTGGCGACTGGCAGAAAATGGCGAGCGCCGGCCAGATCGAGCCGCTGGTTGATGCGCTGTTGCTGAAGCACTATGATCCTGCGTATGCGCAATCGATCAAGCGTAATTTCGATCAGTTCTCCACGGCGCAGATATATGATCTTCCAGACATTTCGGCAGAAGCGTTTTTGCAGGCGGCAAGGCAATTGCATCAAGACAGGTAG